GCTCAGAGGGAGATGCTCAGGAGGATCGCCCAGGGTAAGGCGGAGCTTGCCATTGCCAAAGCCGAGCTGGCTCAGGGGGTGGCTCAGGATGTAGGAGCTGAGAGATATGCCGCGGATCTCTACGGCCAGGCATCCGTCAAATTGGATGCCGCCAAAGAAGCTCTGGCCTCGGAGAGGTTCGATGACGCTGTAAAGTTCGCCTCTGAGGCGGAGGCGAAGTTCAAGGAGGCGAGAAACTCGGCAATGACCCTCGCAAAGGCGCAAAAACGCAAGGTCGAACTCTCACAACAGCAGCTATACTCTGAAGCCTTCGCCTCGATCGGCAGGGCAGAGCTGTTGCTTCAAATGGCCCGATCCTTCAACGTCCAGAAATTCGCGCCGCAAAAGCTCAAAGATGCTCGACTGAAGCTCGATAAGGCGAAAAAGGCGATCTCAGAAAGAAAATACGATGAGGCGAGAAATATCGCCCTCGAGGCGGAGAAATCGGCGCTCGCCGCACAAAAATTGGCCCAGATCAGGTGGAGGGAGGAACAGATAAGCCTTTCAGGCGAGGAGCTCGAAGCCTTGGCGAAGGACGCCGTGTTCAAAGCCAAAACGTCGATGGACGAAAATCCGGATTTGAAGAAACTGAGCCCGGATCTATATCGAGCCGCTGATGATCTCCTCTCTCAGGCTGAAAAGGCGATCGAGGAACGGGATTATCAATCCGCCCTGGTCTTCGGATCTCAGGCTGCCGCTCTCATCGAAAACGCCAGGAGGAGATGGACGGAGCTGGAGAAGAAGGAGTCGGAGATGATCTCAAAGCTCTCCAAAATCGATAGATTCCAGGTTCTAAGGGATTCAAAGGGCATCCTGGTCAGGATAAGCGGAGACCTGTTCGCCCCCGGTGGAAGCAATATCAACTCGAAATACAGGGGATCTCTCAGGAAACTGGCGGAGGTTCTCAAGGGATATCCTCAGTTTACGGTTCTGATCGAAGGCCATACCGACAGCATAGGAGAAGCCGAGGATAACCTCAAGCTCTCCATCGCAAGGGCGGTGAAGTTCAGGGATTTCTTGGTTAAACAGGGGGTCGAGGGCCCAAGGCTGATACCCATCGGCTACGGAGAATCCAGACCGATAGCTTCTAACATAAACGAGGCCGGACGGAGGAAAAACAGAAGGATAGACCTCATAATCCTCACCCGCTCTTCGCTTTGATCTCCCCCTTCACCTCATTTATGAGCCTCTGCAGGTTTTGTCTGACCTTTTTCTCCGAGACCATGTCACGTAATCTCTCGAAATCCTCCAGCGCCTTTTCAGGCGATCCCTCCTCATAATATATCATACCCCTCAGCAGGTAGGCCTCCTTATAGGTGGGATCGATCGATATGGTTTTGTCCATCTCCTTCAACGCCTTATCCCACATCTTTTCCCTATGGAACTCAACCCCGCGCATGTAATGCAGATCGGCCTCCGATTCGAAAGCCGGTCCCCCGAAATTCAGAAGGACACCAAGCGCGATGGATGTGATGAAGATGGCAAGCTTCACCTCCGGCAGCATCTTCCTGAGCTCTAGCGCTTTCGGGTCTCCTATTAAAAATCTATCCACCATCTCTATTCTCTTCTCCACGGAAGGATGGGTGAGCGTCAGTTCGAAGATCCTCCTCATGACCTTAGGCATGTAATTCAGCTCAGCCAGCTTAAGCAGGGAAACCTTGAAGCTTATGGGATCTCCGGTGACTTCCACGGAGTAGATATCGGCCTGATGCTCCAGCCGCCGGGATAGATATCTGAAGATGAGGACGAAGTAAAGGTAGAAGAAGATGAGGGTTGAGAGGGCATCTATCACGGGCCCTTCGCCCAGCAGGTCCTTCCATATCGGGGCCAGATAGGCGTAATAGAGGATCGCCGCCAGGAAATAGGTGAGCGAAAAGCCCATATATATCCACATATGTCTGTGCTTTATATGGCCGAGCTCATGAGCCACAATCGTCCTTATCTCCTCAGGGTGGAAGTTCTCCAACAGGCAATCCGTCAGGAAGATCTTTCGCGACCAGGGCAGTAGCCCTGCCACGCCGGCATTAGCTATCCTCGCCCCGCCGGTATGCCACACCATGATCTCCTTAAAAGTCACCCCTGTTTGTCGGGCTAGGTCGACGAGCATCTCCCTCAGGTGTGGATCCCGCAGTGGCGTGGCCCGCCATATCCCCTGGAGGATCTGTGGCGCTTTGATGTAGAGGGCGACTATCAGCAAAACCAAAACCAGCCAGTAAAGGTAAGGGTTATCTATGAAAAAAAGCCGAACTTGAAGAGGACAGCGGTCTATCAGGTCGTTTACGATCATGTAGGCCAAAAGCGGGAAAACGGGCAGGATCAGAAACTTCGCGTTCACAGACAGATACTCCCTCCTCCTCCACTCGCTCGTCCTTACCCTCCTTTCGACCTCATACTGCGCCGCTCTGATGAGAAGCATGCCGGCTAGAAGGGGCAGGATGGCGAATAGCTTTCTCGTATACGGGATAGGTATAAACCTTAACAGATCGTCGATAGCGAGCGGTAGCTTAAGGAGATATACCGTCAAACCGAATCCACCGAGCAACATCAGCTCGAAGGCCAGGAACGACCGTCTGATGAGGAAAAACCTTCTAGCCGTCACCTCTTCCGTCCTTCGCGAAAGCCATCTTCCCCAGAGATACGCCAACCCGCCCGGAAGAAGCGCTAGGGCCAATCCCACCCATAGGGAGGAGCGATTCGGACTCTCCAACATCGCCAGCGTTCCCTCGTCGAAGGAGAAGAGAAAGATCAAACCGGCTATCAGGATTATGCTTACCTGTCCCAAGTTCCCCTCCTGGATTATCCGATGAAAAGAGGTTAAGGCTGAGGTTAAGGTTGAGATTCTTCCTCTTAACCTCAACCTAAACCTTAACCTGTTTCGGGTGAGTTTTTGCGTCCTACTACACTCAGTGACAATATGAGCGATTGTCATTTATCGTCATTTAAAAGACGGCAAGGCCAATCAGGTCCCCGCTATATTTAGCGATAAAAGGATGTAAGCGAGGTTATAATCCCTCCTTCCTGGAGCATGGAAGTCGTTGTATCTTCGCCTCAGATACGGAAAGGCATCGATCAGGCACTCGTAGATCATCGGATGTCTGTTTTTGAACTCCGACCATAACCTACCCGGCTTCTCCGTATCGGTTAGCAACTCCACATCCTCGAACCCCTCCCTTCGGCAGATCTCCTCCCACCATCTAAGCTCGTCCTCCAGCTCCCAATCCTCCCTATACATGACGGGCCATACGAAGCAGTCATCCCTTATAAGCAATCCCAGGCCATCGTCGAAGACATGTATGAGATCTATCGCCTCGACCCAATCCCGCATCAGGGCCAAAAGGGCGAGGGGGATATCCTGGGGAACCCTGTGATAGTAGAACCTCTCTATCTCCTCCGCCATCCTGACCTCGATGAACTTCCTGGAATCCACAAGCGAAAGGGCATCATCCCCCTCCAGGAACAGAAAGGGGACATTGCCATTTGTGACGTCCATCATCACCGGCTCATCCTCGATTCGATACAGCAGCGCCATATGCTGCCAATAATTGGTGTATTTCTTCCCGTAGGCGAAATCCCTCTCATCGATCATCTCCCTGAGCCTTTCGACGGGAAATCCCCCCCTTGCGTCAGGCCCTGCAAGCAGATATTCGGCCTCGAATCCGAACCGGTCGGAGATCATCTTCATGGCCGAGGCTTTCTCAGAGCAGATTCCCCCGTGGCCGGCGATGATGTTTTCCAGCGTCTCAGAGCCGTCCTTATATCTGATTCGATCTCCGATGAAGCGGGAGTAGAGCTCGAAGTTCGCCTCCCATATCCTCCTTCCGACGGCCTTTAGGAATTTCCTCCTAGAGTCAGCCGACCCCAGTTTCATGATCCTCGACGCCTCCGTCCCGTAGGCTGAGACCAGCGTCTTCTCGATGAAACCATCGAACAGATCCTCGTTTTTGCGCCACTTTCTGAGGTTATACCCCCGCTCGTTCAGGTTAAATATGGCGTCCGACCGATCTATCCGCAGCTCGATCAGGAGGAATCTCTCCCGCTCGGTCTGAACCAGATCAAAGGCTATCTCCTGATCCCACTCGACGGGTTCAGTTCCGTTTGACAGATAGACCCCATCGACCGGATCGGGGAGAAGCTCACCTGATTCATCTATCTGGAAAACCCTATCCTGTATCTTGTCCGCCCAACGGATCTCATCAGCGGATATCCTCCCGCTTCGGGTGAGATCATCCACATCCGCCCGACGCAGATACTTATCCAGTAGGCCGCCGTATGTCATCGGCTCATCTTCGGAAAGGATCACGGAGAAACCCCATCCCGTCAGTATATCCGTTATTCTGAGCACTTTCTTCAACTTTTCTAATCCTCGGCTTTGGTCGGATCTATCAGAAACCCCTTTAGATCCCTTCTGCCTATTATCATCGGGTATCTCAGATTGCCTCTATCGGCGATCGTGACGGCCGATCTGATCCTAACGCCGGCCAAGTAAAACGTCAGAGGAACTTTTATCCTGAGCGTTGTGCCATTTGAGCTGTAGACGAAGACCGCCTCGATGATATCCGGATGTTTCGCCAATTTCCTCTTGATCCCCTTCGCCCTCAACTCCCTGACCTCCCTTCTCGTCAGGGTTCTCCTCAGCCCGAAGCTTTTGTAATATTCGATGGCATCTCTAAACCCCAGTTTGAGAGCCAGCCTCTCATCTATGGAGCTGGAATAGGCACCGGTATCTATTCTGGCCTTCACCTTGATGCTTTCACGGGAATCCCTGGACAGAATCTCCACGGTCTCAACCGGTCCGAGCACGCGATAGCGGCGGAGACAACCGTCAAGGGAGATGAGGACGAGGAGGATCAGGAGTGATGAGATCCATCTATTCGGAAGGCGTGCCCGCCCAGAGAGCTCCCCTCTGCAAAAGCAGCTTGAACATCTCATGTTGACACGCCTTTGGGTCATGCCCCAATGCCAGATAAAAGACCCTTCCCTTGCCCCAGGATTTCGTCCAGGCAACCGGCATCGCCTTACCCCTATAGAGCGCCGTGCATAACACATTCACGCGCGGGTCATAGTCCAGGATATACTGTTCATCGGTGACCATGAACTCGTCCATCCCTTTCGTTATAGGATGTTCGGGATCGACGACGCTCACCTGATATTGTCTGTATCGAGGATGCGTAACGAAGTGTCCACCGACCATCGCCCGATATTCGGGACATCCTCTGAAGGAATCGGCCGCGGAGTGTATCCCGACGTACCCCTTGCCGGACGCCACCCAGTTGAGCAGGCCGTTTTTCTGCTCATCGGTTATCGTCCCCACGGTGTAGTAGAAGACGATCAGATCATACGGATCCAGCGCCTTCAGCACGTCGAGATCCTCCTCCATATAGGTGATATCGAACTCCTCCCTCTCGGAGAGGATCTCCCTTATAGCCTTACCACATCCCTTAAAATCGTGTATCTGTCCCCCGGCGAAGACGAGGGTCTTTATCCTTTCCATCTCAGCTCCCCTTATCTTGACGTTTTGCAGGATATCATTCTACCATAGATCGCCGCGTTGATCAATGAGGAATTGACCTGACCGCTGAATCCTGATATACTTTGATATACCGAACGACCTTATGGGAGGAGGAATATGGGATACGGATATTGGGGAAAAGTTCTAAGGATTGATCTCAGCTCGGGCAGGATCGAGGTTGAGACGCCTGACCCGATCATATACAGGAGATATCTCGGAGGAAGTGCTTTCGGTCTTCACTACCTTCTGAAGGAGCTTAAGCCCGGGATAGATCCGCTCTCTCCCCAAAACATGCTCATATTCACCAGCAGCGTTCTGGGGGGCACCCCTCTGCCGGGGGCTACAAGGCTGAGCGTTCTGGGGAAATCACCCCTTACCGGAGGTCTGGGAGAGACGGAGGCAGGGGGATGGTTCGCACCTGAGCTCAAAAGGGCCGGCTTCGATGCCATCATCATCAGAGGCAGATCGGACAGGCCGGTCTATCTCTGGATAAAGGACGGCAAGGCGGAGATTCGAGACGCATCACACCTGTGGGGGAAGCTCACGGGTGAGGTTTCGGATATCCTCAAGGAGGAGCTGGGGGATAATCGCGTCAGGATAGCGCAGATCGGCCCTGGCGGGGAGAAGCTGGTTCGATATGCCGGGATAGTTAACGAGCTCCATCACTTTAACGGTCGAACCGGCATGGGAGCGGTTATGGGTTCCAAAAACCTGCGCGCTATAGCCGTCCGCGGCACACAGGAGGTGCCGATGTATGATCCCGAAAAGGCCAGGGAGATCGTACGATGGTTCGTTCGGGAGTATTACAAGCCCCAACCCGGCGATATGCATGACCTGGGGACGTCCAGGATAGTCAAACCGCTCAGCGATACAGGCATACTGCCCACGCGTAACTTCCGCGAGGGCTCTTTCGAAGGGGCAGAACAGATCAGCGGGGAGAGAATGAGGGATACGATCCTGATAAGACGGGGCACCTGCTACGCCTGTCCGATAGCGTGTAAGCGGGTTGTCAAGGTCGATGAAGGTCCGTTCAAGGTCGATCCGAAATACGGCGGACCGGAATACGAGACCGTCGCCTCGATGGGATCGCTGTGCGGTGTGAGCGATCTGAGGGCTATCGCTAAGGCGAATGAGATATGCAGCAAATACGCCGTCGACACGATCTCATGTGGCGTCTCCATAGCGTTCGCTATGGAATGTTATGAGAACGGGATCCTGACCAAGGAGGACACGGGGGGTTTAGATCTGAGGTTTGGAAACGCCGAGGCATTGGTGAAGATGGTCGAGATGATCTGCAGACGTGAGGGATTGGGGGATATTCTGGCCGAAGGCGTCAAGCGAGCTGCCGAGAAGATAGGTAAAGGCGCCGAGAGATTCGCCATGCACGTTAAGGGGCAGGAGGTTCCGATGCACGAGCCGCGCGGCAAGAAATCGCTCGCATTGGCATATTCGACTTCCCCAACCGGCGCCGATCACATGGAAGCACCGCATGACCCCGCCCTTGAAAATCTCGGCCCCGAGGCCGGCGATCCTCTTGAGCCCTTGGGATTGATAGAGCCGATGCCATCCCTGGAGTTCACCCCGCGTAAGGTTAAAGCCTATTACTACTGCCAGATCCTCTGGAACCTCTACAACTGCATCGATATGTGCGATTTCGTCGGCGTGCCGCTTGGTCCCTTCCCGATAAACAAACTCGTCGAATACACGCGGGCGGTGACGGGATGGGATACCTCATTGTGGGAGCTGATGAAGGTCGGTGAGAGGGCCGCCACAATGGCGAGGATCTTCAACTTCCGAGAGGGATTCACCAGGGAGGACGACACGCTGCCCGAAAGGCTGTTCCAGGGGCTCGAGGGCGGAACGCTCAAGGGAGAGAAAATAGATAAGGAGAAATTCGAAGAGCTTCTCGAGCTGTTCTATCAGATGTACGGCTGGGATCCGAAGACCGGATTCCCGACAAGGGGAAAACTGGCAGAGCTGGATCTCCTGTGGGCGGTGGAGTGATACCGCCCACCTTCTTATGTGATGTGTCGGATTCGAAAACCACAGCTCATGAAGGAATTCGAGGAACGGGTGCTGATACTTATCTCAGCCCTCATTAATTTTACTTTGTATCCCAATAAGCTTGATCCTAAAAGGCCGCCTAAGAGGATCCTCATCATCAAACCCGATCACATAGGAGATTTAATACTTGCCATCCCGGCGATTAAAACCCTCAGGCTTGCTTTCCCCCATTCCAATATCACGGCGTTGGTAGGTGAATGGTGTTTACCTCTAACGGAGCTCATCCCCGAAATAGACGAAGCGATAGGCTACAGACCGGGGTTATTTGCGAGGGATCGGAAAAGCGGGCTTCGGGAAAGGATAGGATTGCTCGCCCGTCTGTGGCACGGCGGATTCGATATGGCCGTTGATCTCCGTCCTACATGGCTCTCCGTCGCCCTCGCGGTATCGAAGCGGTTTAAATGGCGGATAGATCGATCCTCACATAGGCTTCGGATGAGGATGCGCGGAAAAACCTCGATCTGGGATCATGAGGTTAAAAGAAATCTGGAGCCGCTGAAGATGGCCGGAATCCCGACGCCCTCCCATATAAGTCTTTCCCTCACCATCCCCAGACATATAAAGGATAACGTCGATGAGATGTTCGATAAGCTCTTCACCGGAGAAACGGGACCTATCGTGGCCTTCCATCCCGGATCGCCCGTTAAGCTCAAGAGATGGGCTCCATTCAACTTCGCCGAGCTGGGTGATAAACTCTGGGAGGAACTTGGCGCCCGAATATTGCTGGTCGGATCGAAATCCGAGCTCGATATATCGCGTGAGATCATCTCGATGATGAGGCATAAACCGGTGGATCTGACCGGACGAACGGATCTTCCCACCTTAGCCGGAGTGCTTGAGAGATGCGATCTCTTCATCGGCAACGACAGCGGTCCAATGCACATCGCCGCCGCTTTGGGGATCAAGGTGATCGGTATATTCGGGCCATCCAGTCCTGAGAGATTCGGTCCCTATGGAAAAGGATGTTTGACGATCAGAGCCAAGCTCGATTGTCCCCCGTGCATGTCTGAGAGATGCCCTTTCCATACCGAGGGATGCGTCAATGAGGTAAAAGTCGAGGATGTATTCCGTGCAGCCCGCGATTTTCTGCTACACTAAGCGTAGCCAGTTACACCCCAACCGCTCGGCGGTAGTATAAGCGCGCTGCTATATCCCCGCTCTACCTGACGGAGCCTGTATTAGAATCGAAAACGTGCTCAGGGCTTAACGACAACACGGGCGGCAGCTTCGGATCGAGCCGGATCGAGTGATCCTCCAAAATTCCCTCATCAGCCTTTGTCAGTTGAAGCGACCAGGTCCTTCCCGCCAGATCCCCCGCGTCCACTTTGATCTCGGCTTTCTCCCTTTTGAGCGTGGTCTGGCCCGTGGCAACCCTGTTTCCACTGGGATCGTAGACGTTCAGCCGTACGGTCTCACCGCCGCTCCCCCAGATGAAGATCGTAAACCGCTTGATCTCCTCAGGCACCTTGAAGTACAGCCGATCGACACCATGGATGAAGGACAATTTCCTGCCTGAGTATAGCCCCACGGGGACGTTTGAGCTTATAATGGAATAAGCGCAACTGCCGGAAGTCATCCCGATCAGGTAGATCCCAGCGGTCCCCGGTGTGAACCTTACAAAGCCGTCCTTTCTGTAGGGGATGGTCCCGCTGGCCACCGTTTTCAAAGAGATATCCCTCGCCTCCCAGAAAAGAGGTGATCGATAGCGCGCTACGGGACGGTTTTCAAGCTTGATCTCGACGGGGTGACCTGCCTCGGCGGCGATCAACAGCAGATTTTCACCGCGCAGCTCCGCCTTTGGGAGCCTCACCGCCTTCCCCGTCACCTCAGGCGGCTTCAGCCGTTTAACCGACTCGACCGCCTGAGCGAAGATCCCCTGTGATATCAGACGTTCTGGTGTCTGACGGGGCTCGTGCCACGCGTTGAGTTTCCCTTCGGCTATCGCCCGGTTCGCCCATGAGAACCATTTGAAGTAGTCCGGGTGATCCACCTTATATTTTGGTCCTTCGTAGAAAACCCAATATCCACCGGTGATCTGAGAGATCATCACAGCATTTTTGCCGCAGAACTCCGGATCGGCTCCCCTCACGACCGGATCAATCCCTCCGGCATAGATGAAGTTGATACCTACCCTTTTCGGCACCTCTATCCTCTGGAGCAGTTTCTCGCGGTTTCTCCTGAGGGATTCAGCCTCCGGTAGGAGTCCCGGTCTGCCGTAGGTGCAGGCGTCGGCAAGGATCAGCGGTGCTTTCTCGGTCGCCCACTCCGGATAGATCGCCTCCACTATGAAGGGTGTTCCAGGAGCAGGATAGACACAGAACCGGAACTTAGGATTATATCTGTCCACGGCTTGGCGTAGTTCCCTACATCGCTCACGCCAGAGCTTGACCTGGAATCTCTCAAAATCATCGTGTAACCCTTTCTCCTGCAGCCATTTTTTCCTCCGATCCAGTGGCAGCTTCGGCAGATTGATCCCCTTGGCCTTGGCGAATTTCTCCATGATAATATCGTCGTAGGAGAGCGAGTAGAGATTTCCCTCTCTCCCGCCCGGGGCGTAGTTCTCGTAGTCGAGGAACACGCCTATGAGGCTGGGTATCTCGAGGCTGATCTTGGCGTATTCGACGATATAGCGGCTCATCCACTCCCATAGCTCATCCGAATTTGGACTCCAAAGCGGCTGTTCGGCTCCTATCGACCATACCATCCTTTTTCCCTCAGCCTTCTTCCCTTCAGGTGCCCTCAATGAACCGCGCATCCACACCATGTGGAAGATCCCGTATTTCCCACACCATTTAGCGACTTGTCTGACCTCCTCCATCCTGTTGTATCCGTGTCGCGGGCAGTAGACATTAAACCCAGTCTCGGCGGCCTCTTTGACCATCCACTCCTTCGTCACCCATCCCTCTTCGGGCTGCATGACCTTATCGACCAGTATCCTGAACTTGACGTTTTGACCTAAATCGTCCACGCTTATCATGGCCGAGGCTATAAACACCGTGACCAAACAGATCAGATGGCTCATAACTTCACCTCCAGTCTATTCCGGTTTTCAGGAAGTGTGGAACGTTAAACGTTCAACGCATTAACGAGCTTTTCCTCGATCCTCGACTCTTGTCCATTTCAGGAAATAATCACCCGGCATGGCGTCGAGATAAACGCATTTGCCCTCATCGGTGACCCGGATCTGTCCGATCCTCCCGCCGTTTCGGCTGAGGCTCCACATACCGGGTTCCAGATCACAAATGAGCACCTTCACATTCTCCTCCCCTTCGATCGTAAGCCGGGCCTCCTTCAACAACCGGTTCTTTTTGGCGAAAAACACGGCGTAGTTCAACACCTGTGTGCCCACCATGGTTTCGGTTTCCGACGGATCGAATATCAGAAGGCCGTTTTTCGAGATGGTCTGATGGTAATAGTTCCTCCAGTGAGGCGAGCCATACAGGTCGTAGACTCCCGTCGAGATCGCAAGCGGCCCTCGGTAGTAGATCTGAAAGGTTCCGAAGTCCTTGTGCTGATGGTTTCCGAAGAAATACTCGCCGATGCGCATATGCACCACCGCGTCCCGGCTTTCCATCCCCATATCCCATCCCGTACGCGTCACCATCTCGCCCATCGGCGATGGGAAGTATTTGGTGAGGGGAAGCTCGCTTATGGGTTGCTTCTCCGATCCAGGCTTGCGGAACAGCAGCTCAAATACGCCGCCGATATCCCCGTAGCTCCTGAAGACGCCCGAATCGGCCATCCACAGCAGATACGGATCGTCATAGTAGGTCCCCGTCAACAGCATAAGCATTCGTTTCCCGGAGCTGTCGCCGCGCTCATCGAATGTATCTCCGCTGTGCATCTGCTTCCCGTCGGGGCGGAGATGATAGATGAGCTGATAGGGGACGAACCGCTGTTGAGGGCTGAAGACATCACCGGCGCCCATCCTCCGGAAAAGCCAGCTTACGGCTATATCGTGGATGAAGCGGGTCACTATGTAGGAGTCGCCCTGATGGTGCATGTGGGATCGATAGAGGAAGTTGCGGACGGGAACGAACCTCTCGAAGAAAAGCCTGGCAGCGGCCTCATACATCGTTTTGGACTCATCATATATCGCAACCCTGACGGGAAGCTGACCGGTCAACAACCACCCTTCGGTGACGTGACCCACGACCGCCGGAGAGTTTGCCCTGGCCGGGTAACCCGGCGAGTGTGACGCTGCGATCCTCTCAAACGACTCGATGAGCTTTCTCCTCTCCTCATCGGTCAAAAGATTATAGCACCAGTCATAAACACAGGCCCCAACGTGCATATAGTTTAAAAAGACCCTGCCGAGCCGATCGGGGTTGTCCCAGTCTCCCTCCAGAGACTCAAACCATCGTTCGATAGCTTCCCGCCCTGCCTTCCCATCACCTGTTACAAGGTACAGAAAGGCCAGACAAAGAGGATGGTGAGAGCTTTTCACGGCCTCCCACGCTTTGGAAAACTCCGGCATCTCGATCTTACGCCTGATATCCGGTAGATCCTCAGGACGGACGTAGACCCGAGGATGTCCTGGCGGGACAGGGGGGATTTGAGGTCTACCCCCGGCCGCAAATGCGAGGATCATCATAAAAGCTGACACATAGATGAACTGGCTCATGGCTTCACCTCGTAGAACCGAACGATACCGGCTTGATAGGCTATTAGCAGACCGTCCTGAAACCTCAGGAACTTCACGACGGGCGAATCGCTCGGAGGGATATGCCCGATCGGTTTGCCCGTCTCGGCGTCGAAGACGAAGGCGGCACCGGGTTTAGTGCCGACGAGCAGCAGCGGTCTGCCGCTCGAGCCCAACCTACCGACCCAAAGCGTCGTGATCTTCTGGCCCAGCAGAAGGTTCCAGACCGTTCTCAGCCGTATCGTTGGACCCTTCCGCAGACCCTCAGCCTGTACGGCGATGATCCTGCCTGTATCCGTGCCGCCGAAGATGATCGGCGCTCCGCTTTCAGGGTGATACAACGCCAGGGCTCGGAAATCGCCTGCAACGCCGTTGGCCACCTCACCGGCATATTCACCCATCGCCCAGTAGGTTCGCATAGAGGAGTCGGCGCCGACCACGAAATGAGGTGTTCCCGGTCCGCCTAACAGGTTCGTCGCCACGACGCATTGCGGCAGGGGCAGCTTGTAAAGACCGTCCTTCTTGCGCCGATCTCGGTTGGGCGGATAGATGACCCTCCCATCGGAGCCGAAGATCATTCCGACGTGGTAGGTGTAATAGAACAGGGCGAGAAGCTCTCGTCTGCCGTCGCCGTCGAAATCCGCTATCGCCCCGCAACGGAAGTCGCCGCTGATGTGACCGCGGGCGTAGATGAGATAGTCCTCCCATTTGAGCTTCCCGTTCGCGTCCAGGCAATGCACCCAGTTTGCGCCGGCGACGATCTCCTTTGCGCCGTCGCTGTCCAGATCGACGATGCGCACGAAATCGGGCACCGGCGGGCCGGCCTTGTTCTCGCTCGGCTTACAGGTGAAGTCCCACCGCTTCCCGCCGACGGCATCCAGCAGGTAGAGCCTGTGATCCTCACATCCAACCGCTATCTCCGGACATCCGTCTCCGTCCACATCCCCCACCTCCAGCGCCGAGCCCGATCTTTTCATCGGGAAACGCCATAGCAACGACCCATCAGGACGGAGGGCGCTTACGCCCTTATCGCCGGCGACGATCCATTCGTCCCTGCCATCGCCGTCCAGGTCAGCTACGGCGATATCCGCTATGGTGCCGGGCACCCTCACAGTTCGCGCACGGATGGTAGGAGAGGTGGGAGCGATCGTAGTGGCTATCGGTCTGACGCCTGCGCATCGTCGTTCCGCCGCCTTTTGTTCTGCGGCGTCGAAGAGCTTGGATAACAACTCCGCCGTACGGTTTGCTCCCT
The genomic region above belongs to Candidatus Poribacteria bacterium and contains:
- the waaF gene encoding lipopolysaccharide heptosyltransferase II → MLILISALINFTLYPNKLDPKRPPKRILIIKPDHIGDLILAIPAIKTLRLAFPHSNITALVGEWCLPLTELIPEIDEAIGYRPGLFARDRKSGLRERIGLLARLWHGGFDMAVDLRPTWLSVALAVSKRFKWRIDRSSHRLRMRMRGKTSIWDHEVKRNLEPLKMAGIPTPSHISLSLTIPRHIKDNVDEMFDKLFTGETGPIVAFHPGSPVKLKRWAPFNFAELGDKLWEELGARILLVGSKSELDISREIISMMRHKPVDLTGRTDLPTLAGVLERCDLFIGNDSGPMHIAAALGIKVIGIFGPSSPERFGPYGKGCLTIRAKLDCPPCMSERCPFHTEGCVNEVKVEDVFRAARDFLLH
- a CDS encoding heparinase II/III family protein, which produces MSQFIYVSAFMMILAFAAGGRPQIPPVPPGHPRVYVRPEDLPDIRRKIEMPEFSKAWEAVKSSHHPLCLAFLYLVTGDGKAGREAIERWFESLEGDWDNPDRLGRVFLNYMHVGACVYDWCYNLLTDEERRKLIESFERIAASHSPGYPARANSPAVVGHVTEGWLLTGQLPVRVAIYDESKTMYEAAARLFFERFVPVRNFLYRSHMHHQGDSYIVTRFIHDIAVSWLFRRMGAGDVFSPQQRFVPYQLIYHLRPDGKQMHSGDTFDERGDSSGKRMLMLLTGTYYDDPYLLWMADSGVFRSYGDIGGVFELLFRKPGSEKQPISELPLTKYFPSPMGEMVTRTGWDMGMESRDAVVHMRIGEYFFGNHQHKDFGTFQIYYRGPLAISTGVYDLYGSPHWRNYYHQTISKNGLLIFDPSETETMVGTQVLNYAVFFAKKNRLLKEARLTIEGEENVKVLICDLEPGMWSLSRNGGRIGQIRVTDEGKCVYLDAMPGDYFLKWTRVEDRGKAR